One Cryptomeria japonica chromosome 9, Sugi_1.0, whole genome shotgun sequence genomic window carries:
- the LOC131858635 gene encoding transcription factor MYB3-like, translated as MVCTSCCKEEKKRKKYKRGLWSPEEDCILRSYVLKYGHGYWSEIPKLAGLQRCGKSCRLRWINYLRPGLKRGAFSQQEQMIIINAHGFLGNRWSQIASMLPGRTDNEIKNFWHTHLKKQLNISNANTTPTQEICTKMDFVSDGEINFQSPTCGIPVKHTMPLHSCEKLGFELEDVKPNPVSKDGSFMDVLYFEWLQPEGTEKPAIKMDSDKLLTNGSESSSCISDQSGLLGMIEEYLLPNETKHIMGSAEYLPSLSRDGSDIHFTCERSLPFLCNDLSTTSGNINSMNMSEYWHDMSYNGVDLGMHEGYNLI; from the exons ATGGTGTGCACGTCTTGTtgtaaagaagagaagaagaggaagaagtatAAGAGGGGTCTCTGGTCACCTGAAGAGGAttgtatattgagaagctatgttcTCAAATATGGGCATGGCTATTGGAGTGAAATTCCTAAACTAGCTG GCTTGCAAAGGTGTGGAAAAAGTTGCAGGCTTCGGTGGATCAATTACTTGAGGCCTGGCTTAAAACGAGGGGCTTTCTCCCAACAAGAACAGATGATTATCATCAATGCACATGGATTTCTAGGCAACAG GTGGTCACAGATTGCCTCGATGCTTCCTGGACGGACAGATAACGAAATAAAGAATTTCTGGCATACCCATTTGAAGAAGCAGCTCAACATTTCAAATGCCAACACCACTCCCACACAGGAAATTTGCACAAAAATGGATTTTGTTTCAGATGGTGAGATTAATTTTCAAAGCCCAACGTGTGGAATTCCTGTGAAACATACAATGCCACTTCATTCCtgtgaaaaactagggtttgaacttGAAGATGTGAAACCCAATCCTGTTTCCAAGGATGGTTCTTTTATGGATGTTCTGTATTTTGAATGGCTACAACCAGAAGGGACTGAAAAGCCTGCCATTAAAATGGATTCTGATAAATTACTTACAAATGGGTCTGAAAGTTCTAGCTGCATAAGTGACCAGTCAGGATTGCTTGGCATGATAGAAGAGTACTTACTTCCAAATGAAACAAAGCATATTATGGGCAGTGCAGAATACTTGCCAAGCTTGTCAAGAGATGGCTCAGACATTCATTTCACTTGTGAGAGAAGTCTGCCTTTTCTCTGCAATGACTTGTCTACAACCTCGGGAAATATAAATAGTATGAACATGTCTGAATACTGGCATGACATGAGTTACAATGGAGTTGATTTAGGGATGCATGAAGGCTATAATTTGATCTAA